The Neurospora crassa OR74A linkage group IV, whole genome shotgun sequence genome has a segment encoding these proteins:
- a CDS encoding short chain dehydrogenase/reductase, with the protein MTGPLPGQKTVLITGCTPGGIGHALCLEFHKQGVHVIATARNPAVLAEMADMGMSTLALDVTNAESIKTCHEEVAQITGGKLDILINNAGRTHTHPATDIDLDDVRETFETNVFGVMAMCKAFADQLIAARGLIINIASLAAITPYVFGSVYCATKGAVVSYSRTLRLELKPFGVRVMTTMTGTVRSQIASKTHRTLPENSLYMRVKEFFERRLTFSQNNATVGTEEYARKLVRNALKGEAPLILRSWFGRADYFWAGGWARLVWAGTFFGDWLLDLVMYRMFKMNVLERVLAQEEAQKKLN; encoded by the exons ATGACTGGCCCTCTTCCTGGACAAAAGACCGTCTTGATCACTGG CTGCACGCCAGGCGGCATCGGTCATGCCCTCTGCCTCGAGTTTCACAAGCAAG GCGTCCATGTCATCGCAACGGCCCGCAACCCAGCCGTCTTGGCCGAGATGGCCGACATGGGCATGAGTACCCTCGCCCTCGACGTCACCAACGCCGAGAGCATCAAGACCTGCCACGAGGAGGTTGCCCAAATCACCGGCGGCAAGCTTGACATTCTCATCAACAACGC CGGCCGcacccacacccaccccGCCACCGACATCGACCTCGACGACGTCCGCGAGACCTTCGAGACCAACGTCTTTGGCGTAATGGCCATGTGCAAAGCCTTCGCCGACCAACTCATCGCCGCCCGCgggctcatcatcaacattgCCTCTCTCGCCGCCATCACCCCTTATGTCTTTGGGAGCGTCTACTGCGCCACCAAGGGCGCCGTGGTCTCGTACTCGCGCACCTTGCGCTTGGAACTCAAGCCCTTTGGCGTGCGCGTCATGACCACCATGACGGGCACCGTCCGGTCCCAAATTGCCTCCAAGACGCACCGCACCCTGCCCGAGAACAGCCTCTACATGCGCGTCAAGGAGTTCTTTGAGCGCCGCTTGACGTTTTCGCAGAATAACGCGACGGTGGGCACGGAGGAGTATGCGAGAAAGCTGGTGAGGAATGCGCTGAAGGGTGAAGCCCCGCTAATTTTGAGGAGCTGGTTTGGCAGGGCGGATTACTTCTGGGCGGGTGGATGGGCGAGACTCGTTTGGGCTGGTACCTTCTTTGGGGACTGGTTGTTGGATTTGGTCATGTATCGCATGTTCAAGATGAATGTGTTGGAGCGGGTGTTGGCGCAGGAGGAGGCGCAGAAGAAGCTGAACTGA
- a CDS encoding H/ACA ribonucleoprotein complex subunit 1, producing the protein MSFRGRGGGGDRGGRGGFRGGRGGFGQRDDGPPAQVLELGTFEHAVEGEMFYKSTNPKIPHFNAQVFLENKTPIGKIDEVLGPLNQVYFTVKPQTGIVATSFKPGDKVFVGSEKLLPLERFLPKPKVLGAPKVKKAGRGGAGGRGGPRGGARGGGRGGFSSRGGGGGFSRGGGGGFSRGGGGGFSRGGGRGGSGGFSRGGGGRGGGGFSRGGGRGGRGGY; encoded by the exons ATGTCTTTCAGAGgtcgtggaggaggtggtgaccGCGGTGGCCGTGGCGGCTTCAGAG GCGGCCGTGGTGGCTTCGGTCAGCGCGACGATGGTCCCCCCGCCCAGGTTCTCGAGCTCGGCACCTTCGAGCACGCCGTCGAGGGCGAGATGTTCTACAAGTCCACCAACCCCAAGATCCCCCATTTCAACGCTCAGGTCTTCCTTGAGAACAAGACCCCCATCGGCAAGATCGATGAGGTTCTCGGTCCTCTCAACCAG GTTTACTTCACCGTCAAGCCCCAAACCGGCATCGTCGCTACTTCCTTCAAGCCCGGCGACAAGGTCTTCGTCGGCTCCGAGAAGCTCCTCCCTCTCGAGCGTTTCctccccaagcccaaggtTCTCGGCGCCCccaaggtgaagaaggctggccgtggtggtgctggtggtcgTGGCGGTCCCAGAGGCGGTGCCCGCGGTGGCGGCCGTGGCGGCTTCTCCTctcgcggcggcggcggtggcttctctcgcggtggtggtggtggcttctcccgcggcggcggtggtggtttcAGCAGGGGCGGCGGTCGcggtggcagcggcggcttctcgaggggtggtggtggccgtggtggcggcggtttCTCCCGCGGTGGCGGCCgcggtggtcgtggtggctACTAA